A section of the Hevea brasiliensis isolate MT/VB/25A 57/8 chromosome 17, ASM3005281v1, whole genome shotgun sequence genome encodes:
- the LOC110639907 gene encoding potassium transporter 7, giving the protein MAEENGGTGSSVGGGSDINSRLASLDSVESRWVFQDDDDSVMDDDDEDEEEDVAHHRTVLDSDDDDDNAEQRLIRTGPRIDSFDVEALEIPSAQRNDYEDFSVGRKIIVAFQTLGIVFGDVGTSPLYAFDVMFTKAPIKGKEDVLGALSLVLYTLILIPLIKYVLVVLWANDDGEGGTFALYSLICRHAKVSLLPNQLPSDARISSFRLKVPSAELERSLKIKERLETSQTLKKLLLILVLAGTSMVIADGVVTPAMSVMSAVGGLKVGVAAIKQDQVKMISVAFLVILFSVQKFGTSKVGLGVGPALFIWFCSLAGIGIYNLVKYDSSVVRAFNPVYIYYFFKRNSTKAWRALGGCLLCATGSEAMFADLCYFSVRSIQLTFVFLVLPCLLLGYLGQAAYLMENHTGDVAEQAFFSSVPSGAFWPVFLIANIAALIASRAMTTATFSCIKQSTALGCFPRLKIIHTSRKFMGQIYIPVINWFLLVVCLLFVCSISSITEMGNAYGIAELGVMMMTTVLVTIVMLLIWQINIIIVLSFVVIFLGIELTFFSSVLALVGDGSWIILVFAAIMFLIMYIWNYGSKLKYETEVKKKLSMDLMRELGPNLGTIRAPGIGLLYNELVKGIPAIFGHFLTTLPAIHSMIIFVCIKYVPVPVVPQGERFLFRRVCPKSYHIFRCIARYGYKDVRKENHQAFEQLLIESLEKFIRREAQERSLESDGDDDTDSEEESACTRVLIAPNGSVYSLGVPLLDDYRDTSKPISEASTSEEVKLGTSADPTMSDPEQSLERELSFIRKAKESGVVYLLGHGDIRARKDSWFIKKLVINYFYAFLRKNCRRGVANLSVPHSHLMQVGMTYMV; this is encoded by the exons ATGGCAGAGGAGAATGGTGGCACTGGTAGCAGTGTCGGTGGAGGATCCGATATTAACAGCAGATTGGCGTCTTTGGACTCTGTGGAGTCGCGTTGGGTCTTCCAAGACGATGATGATTCCGTTATGGACGACGACGATGAAGATGAGGAGGAGGATGTTGCTCACCACCGCACTGTTTTGGATTCCGATGACGATGATGATAATGCTGAGCAGCGTCTGATCCGTACTGGTCCTCGCATCGACTCCTTCGATGTTGAAGCTCTCGAAATCCCCAGCGCTCAGCGTAATGACTACGAG GACTTCAGTGTGGGAAGGAAAATTATAGTTGCTTTTCAGACACTTGGTATTGTCTTTGGTGATGTTGGAACAAGTCCATTATATGCCTTTGATGTGATGTTTACAAAGGCGCCTATTAAAGGAAAAGAAGATGTTCTTGGTGCATTATCACTGGTCCTCTATACCTTAATCTTGATTCCCCTAATCAAATATGTCCTTGTTGTTCTTTGGGCCAATGATGATGGTGAAG GTGGCACTTTTGCCTTGTACTCACTGATTTGTAGGCATGCCAAGGTCAGTCTTCTCCCAAATCAGCTTCCTTCAGATGCCCGTATATCAAGCTTCAGGCTCAAGGTGCCATCAGCTGAACTTGAGAGATCACTCAAAATCAAAGAAAGACTTGAGACTTCACAGACTCTGAAAAAGTTACTCCTGATATTAGTGCTTGCTGGTACATCTATGGTCATTGCTGATGGAGTTGTTACACCAGCGATGTCAG TAATGTCAGCTGTTGGTGGTCTAAAGGTTGGTGTGGCTGCAATCAAACAAG ATCAAGTGAAGATGATTTCAGTTGCCTTTCTTGTAATTTTGTTCAGTGTACAGAAGTTTGGAACTAGTAAAGTGGGACTTGGAGTAGGCCCTGCTTTGTTCATATGGTTTTGTTCTCTTGCGGGCATTGGGATATACAACCTTGTTAAATATGACAGCAGTGTCGTGAGGGCTTTtaatcctgtttacatctattaCTTCTTCAAGCGGAATTCTACTAAGGCTTGGCGTGCCCTCGGAGGTTGCCTCCTATGTGCAACAG gttCTGAGGCAATGTTCGCAGATCTTTGCTACTTTTCTGTCAGATCAATTCAG CTTACATTTGTATTTCTCGTTTTGCCGTGCCTTTTATTGGGTTATTTGGGTCAAGCTGCTTACCTTATGGAAAATCATACAGGGGATGTGGCTGAGCAAGCATTTTTTTCATCAGTTCCAA GTGGTGCTTTCTGGCCAGTTTTCCTCATTGCTAATATAGCTGCTTTGATTGCCAGCCGAGCCATGACAACAGCCACGTTTTCTTGCATAAAACAATCAACTGCACTTGGTTGTTTCCCCCGTCTTAAAATCATTCATACATCTCGAAAATTCATGGGTCAGATATATATTCCTGTAATAAACTGGTTTTTGCTAGTAGTCTGCCTGCTATTCGTCTGCTCTATCTCTAGCATTACTGAGATGGGAAATGCATATG GAATTGCTGAGCTGGGGGTGATGATGATGACAACAGTTTTAGTAACTATTGTTATGCTTCTTATATGGCAGATAAACATCATTATCGTTCTCAGTTTTGTGGTTATTTTCCTAGGAATAGAACTGAcctttttctcatcagttttagCGCTTGTGGGGGATGGAAGTTGGATAATATTGGTTTTTGCTGCAATTATGTTTCTTATAATGTACATTTGGAACTATGGGAGCAAGCTAAAATACGAAACTGAGGTTAAGAAAAAGCTGTCAATGGATTTAATGCGGGAATTAGGCCCCAACCTTGGGACGATCCGAGCGCCAGGAATTGGCTTGCTCTATAATGAGCTGGTGAAGGGAATTCCTGCTATATTTGGCCATTTTCTTACCACTCTCCCAGCAATCCACTCCATGATCATATTTGTGTGTATAAAGTATGTTCCGGTTCCAGTAGTGCCTCAGGGTGAAAGGTTCCTTTTCCGGCGAGTTTGCCCTAAAAGCTACCACATATTTCGTTGTATTGCCAG GTATGGCTACAAGGATGTCCGCAAAGAGAATCACCAGGCTTTTGAACAGCTTTTAATCGAGAGCCTTGAGAAGTTTATTCGTCGGGAAGCCCAAGAACGGTCATTGGAGAGTGACGGGGATGATGATACAGACTCTGAAGAAGAGTCTGCTTGTACCAGGGTTCTAATAGCTCCCAATGGAAGTGTTTACTCGCTTGGTGTGCCTCTCTTGGATGACTACAGGGATACAAGCAAGCCCATTTCTGAAGCAAGCACCTCTgaggaggtgaaactagggactTCTGCTGACCCAACAATGTCTGATCCAGAACAGAGCCTTGAAAGGGAGCTTTCTTTTATTCGCAAGGCTAAAGAATCTGGGGTTGTTTATCTTCTTGGTCATGGTGATATAAGGGCAAGGAAGGATTCATGGTTTATAAAGAAGCTAGTCATAAATTACTTCTATGCTTTTCTGAGAAAGAACTGCAGAAGAGGGGTTGCGAATTTGAGTGTTCCGCACTCACATCTCATGCAGGTTGGCATGACATACAtggtttga